One stretch of Xanthomonas sp. DAR 35659 DNA includes these proteins:
- a CDS encoding TonB-dependent receptor plug domain-containing protein, which produces MPSRVQRFRIPHRPSRLALALLAGCALPPLAAAQDGASTTRDLDKVTVTGSRIARSQVEGPAPVTVITAQEIQKQGFSTVWESLGTLTQFSGSAFNESDQTGSSPNGQYLNLRGLGPGYQLILLNGKRLADYPQSYNANGTAVSLGSIPAAAVERIEVMSGGASAIYGSDAVAGVVNIITKHDFSGDTLRLRGGTTTRGGGDTGQLQWSGGRTGDRWSLTYAFERLDREAIVASQRDFLDSYYDHPGNKADPASPNASISGVYLRRGTTYLWPSGGTLSTSASALEAACAATNPAFAPYKTADSLAAPNRCGAFGYYEGRSVQNGYGKTSAYLSGSFDFSETFTGYAQVLANHSKDESSSQTHYYIGEGAFTVYDPTLGLVTAQRIFLPSEVGGIKNIEYDEKSWNLNAGVRGKLFDGRFDWDASVSMSRYDITTRRPRFLTNAVRDYYMGPVLGHRPDGTEIRQFYTDRLFAPGSAALYDQLTTDVVSRGESSTDQAQFVFSGDLFELPAGMLQIATVLEAARQKYDLAPDPRTTVDYTGPERIYNLTQTPGGGPRDRYAAGVELRVPILSRLSATLAGRYDKYDDITAVDDAATWQVGLEWRPFDSLLLRGSHATSFRAPDLLWIYAGTSANNPTVTDEYLCRRDGLDPLSVACSSAHEYQTFSTQSSNPLLEEEKGKSTTLGFVWDVLPALSLSADYYRIELKGRVESISSETLLENNANCLLGRDRAGNAVDTASAACQFYIQSVTRSPGTDLTAEGQITAFETFPINQSLMRTDGVDANLRYSFDLGDWGAFGLQAGYTRVLKMEVAQFAGAKPVDVMNDVDYLAFRTRTNWRANWSVGDWSTSLYGYRYGSRPNYAESGRVAPYVIWNVDIAKRITDKATLGISVLNVFDKIHPRDDTYTAWPYFPRVYSAIGRQLYANFTYTF; this is translated from the coding sequence AGCCGAGTTCAGCGTTTCCGTATCCCCCATCGTCCTTCGCGCCTCGCGCTCGCGTTGCTGGCCGGATGCGCGCTGCCGCCGCTCGCCGCCGCGCAGGACGGCGCCAGCACCACGCGCGACCTGGACAAGGTCACCGTGACCGGTTCGCGCATCGCGCGTTCGCAAGTGGAAGGCCCGGCGCCGGTGACCGTCATCACCGCGCAGGAGATCCAGAAGCAGGGCTTCAGCACGGTGTGGGAATCGCTGGGCACGCTGACCCAGTTCAGCGGCAGCGCGTTCAACGAAAGCGACCAGACCGGCAGTTCGCCCAATGGCCAGTACCTCAATCTGCGCGGCCTGGGCCCGGGCTACCAGTTGATCCTGCTCAACGGCAAGCGCCTGGCCGATTACCCGCAGTCCTACAACGCCAACGGCACCGCGGTGAGCCTGGGCAGCATTCCGGCCGCGGCGGTGGAGCGCATCGAGGTGATGAGCGGCGGCGCGTCGGCGATCTACGGCTCCGACGCGGTGGCGGGCGTGGTCAACATCATCACCAAGCACGATTTCAGCGGCGACACGCTACGCCTGCGTGGCGGCACCACCACGCGCGGCGGCGGCGATACCGGCCAGTTGCAATGGAGCGGTGGGCGCACCGGCGATCGCTGGAGCCTGACCTACGCCTTCGAGCGGCTGGACCGTGAGGCGATCGTCGCCAGCCAGCGCGACTTCCTGGATTCGTACTACGACCATCCCGGCAACAAGGCCGACCCGGCCAGCCCCAACGCCTCGATCTCCGGCGTCTACCTGCGCCGCGGCACTACCTATCTGTGGCCGAGCGGCGGCACGCTGTCGACGTCGGCCAGCGCGCTGGAGGCGGCCTGCGCGGCGACCAATCCGGCGTTCGCGCCGTACAAGACCGCCGACAGCCTGGCCGCGCCCAATCGCTGCGGCGCGTTCGGCTACTACGAAGGCCGTTCGGTGCAGAACGGTTACGGCAAGACCTCGGCCTACCTCTCCGGCAGCTTCGATTTCAGCGAGACCTTCACCGGCTACGCGCAGGTGCTGGCCAACCACTCCAAGGACGAAAGCTCCAGCCAGACCCATTACTACATCGGCGAAGGCGCGTTCACCGTCTACGATCCGACCCTGGGCCTGGTCACCGCGCAGCGCATCTTCCTGCCTTCGGAAGTGGGCGGGATCAAGAACATCGAATACGACGAGAAGTCCTGGAACCTCAACGCCGGTGTGCGCGGCAAGCTGTTCGACGGTCGTTTCGACTGGGATGCGAGCGTGTCGATGTCGCGCTACGACATCACCACCCGGCGTCCGCGCTTCCTCACCAACGCGGTGCGCGACTACTACATGGGGCCGGTGCTGGGTCACCGCCCCGACGGCACCGAGATCCGCCAGTTCTACACCGACAGGCTGTTCGCCCCCGGCAGCGCGGCGCTGTACGACCAGCTCACCACCGACGTGGTCAGCCGCGGCGAATCCAGCACCGACCAGGCGCAGTTCGTGTTCAGCGGCGACCTGTTCGAACTGCCGGCCGGCATGCTGCAGATCGCCACCGTGCTGGAGGCGGCGCGGCAGAAGTACGACCTGGCCCCGGATCCGCGCACCACGGTGGATTACACCGGCCCCGAGCGTATCTACAACCTTACCCAGACCCCCGGCGGCGGCCCGCGCGACCGCTACGCCGCCGGCGTGGAACTGCGCGTGCCGATCCTCAGCCGGCTGAGCGCGACGTTGGCCGGGCGCTACGACAAGTACGACGACATCACCGCGGTCGACGATGCCGCCACCTGGCAGGTCGGGCTGGAGTGGCGCCCGTTCGACAGCCTGCTGCTGCGCGGCAGCCACGCCACCAGCTTCCGCGCGCCGGACCTGTTGTGGATCTATGCCGGCACCAGCGCCAACAACCCCACTGTCACCGACGAATACCTGTGCCGCCGCGACGGCCTGGATCCGCTGTCGGTGGCCTGTTCCAGCGCGCACGAGTACCAGACCTTCTCCACCCAGTCGTCCAATCCGCTATTGGAGGAGGAGAAGGGCAAGTCGACCACGCTGGGCTTCGTCTGGGACGTGCTGCCGGCGCTGTCGCTGAGCGCGGACTACTACCGGATCGAGCTGAAAGGCCGGGTCGAATCGATCTCCAGCGAGACGCTGCTGGAGAACAACGCCAACTGCCTGCTCGGCCGCGATCGCGCCGGCAATGCGGTCGATACCGCTTCGGCGGCCTGCCAGTTCTACATCCAGTCGGTGACCCGCAGCCCCGGCACCGACCTCACCGCCGAAGGCCAGATCACCGCGTTCGAGACCTTCCCGATCAACCAGTCGTTGATGCGCACCGACGGCGTGGACGCGAACCTGCGCTACAGCTTCGACCTCGGCGACTGGGGCGCGTTCGGGCTGCAGGCCGGCTATACCCGCGTCCTGAAGATGGAAGTGGCGCAGTTCGCCGGGGCCAAGCCGGTGGACGTGATGAACGACGTCGACTACCTGGCGTTTCGAACCCGCACCAACTGGCGTGCGAACTGGAGTGTCGGCGACTGGTCGACCAGCCTGTACGGCTATCGCTACGGCTCGCGTCCCAACTACGCCGAGAGCGGACGCGTGGCGCCATACGTGATCTGGAACGTGGACATCGCCAAGCGGATCACCGACAAGGCCACGCTCGGCATCAGCGTGCTCAACGTGTTCGACAAGATCCATCCGCGCGACGATACCTACACCGCCTGGCCGTACTTCCCGCGCGTGTACAGCGCGATCGGGCGGCAGCTGTACGCCAACTTCACCTACACCTTCTGA